Proteins co-encoded in one Hymenobacter swuensis DY53 genomic window:
- a CDS encoding GEVED domain-containing protein: MTQPLRTILGGKVRYAAGLLALALPLFPLVAQAQNCPPAASGCTPGSAPTANIPFGMGILNVTLGTINNTTPGIQDGYKDYSCTLGAATLIIGADVPISIRTNTNADENVRVWADLNNDGTFSPTSELLFSSNTKRTHTGTVRLPSGTVTGVRLRLRVAADYVNATLPSPCSTPQYSQTEDYAVIASASTQAPVTDFVADQTRTCSGTVQFTDQSQNGPTSWRWDFGDGTTSMLASPSHQYTTAGTFTVALTTSNSVGSNTRTRASYITYDNVVPVAATCAPATAAFCCGYGITQFTLGTLTQISANGQAGYEDFTCNGKVEVTVGNRYTLRLTTSPGNPQDTRVWLDLNNDGTFGSGEQIFQALNTSNPTGTLLVPATAVLNQPLRLRVVSDYVGSSFTACDGIQYGQAEDYTVTVRANTSPPTADFTSNYTAGSCQAAIQFTDISQNAPNGWLWTFGDGSTSTLQNPSHTYANTGSYTVSLRATNAFGTTTITRTDYVVVTVPCVQYCTALGDNAAFWITNVSLATPQATPFSNASGANTNGYGNYAGQIMTLRQGQSSTLTVTANANFQRVTTVWVDWNRDGFFATSELVSNQISTNPATITVPVPALQSVVGFTRMRIIARLNNNSAYACTGTTAQPNTEIEDYSVQVVSATATQEAKSLPALTVFPNPTTDGQLHLRLADARAADTYSVEVENTLGACVYRGQLRLGTAADASLDLSGLPRGLYVLRLWGSHGQSAIRRVLRD; this comes from the coding sequence ATGACGCAACCCTTACGTACTATTTTGGGTGGCAAGGTGCGCTATGCCGCTGGTTTACTGGCCCTGGCTTTACCCCTGTTTCCACTGGTGGCGCAGGCCCAGAATTGCCCGCCAGCTGCTAGTGGCTGTACGCCCGGCAGTGCTCCCACGGCCAATATTCCGTTCGGCATGGGCATTCTGAACGTTACGCTGGGCACTATCAACAACACAACGCCGGGCATCCAGGACGGCTATAAAGATTACTCCTGCACGCTGGGGGCGGCTACGCTCATCATTGGGGCCGATGTTCCCATCAGTATCCGGACCAATACCAACGCCGATGAGAACGTGCGGGTGTGGGCCGATTTGAACAATGACGGTACCTTCAGCCCGACGTCGGAACTCTTGTTCAGCAGCAATACCAAACGCACCCACACCGGCACGGTGCGGCTGCCCAGCGGCACGGTAACGGGCGTGCGGCTGCGGCTGCGCGTAGCCGCCGACTACGTAAACGCTACCCTGCCTTCTCCCTGCTCCACGCCGCAGTACTCTCAGACGGAAGATTACGCGGTTATTGCCTCAGCCAGCACCCAGGCCCCGGTGACGGATTTCGTGGCCGACCAGACGCGTACCTGCTCGGGCACCGTGCAGTTCACTGACCAGAGCCAGAACGGGCCGACTTCCTGGCGCTGGGATTTCGGCGACGGCACCACCAGCATGTTGGCCAGCCCCAGCCACCAGTACACTACGGCCGGCACCTTCACCGTGGCCCTTACCACCAGCAACAGCGTGGGGAGCAATACCCGAACCCGCGCCTCGTATATAACTTACGATAACGTGGTGCCGGTGGCTGCTACCTGCGCCCCGGCCACGGCGGCATTCTGCTGTGGCTACGGCATCACGCAGTTTACCCTGGGCACCCTCACCCAGATTTCGGCCAATGGTCAGGCAGGTTACGAGGATTTCACCTGCAACGGCAAGGTGGAGGTAACCGTTGGCAACCGGTATACGCTGCGCCTGACGACCAGCCCCGGCAACCCGCAGGACACACGGGTGTGGCTGGACCTGAACAACGACGGGACCTTCGGCAGCGGGGAGCAGATTTTTCAGGCATTGAACACGAGCAATCCAACCGGCACGTTGCTGGTGCCGGCCACGGCGGTACTCAACCAGCCTTTGCGCCTGCGGGTCGTTTCCGATTACGTGGGTTCCTCCTTCACGGCCTGCGACGGTATTCAGTACGGCCAGGCGGAGGATTATACCGTAACGGTGCGCGCCAACACCAGCCCGCCCACCGCCGACTTCACCTCCAACTACACTGCCGGCTCCTGCCAGGCTGCCATTCAGTTCACGGATATCAGCCAGAATGCGCCTAACGGCTGGCTCTGGACGTTTGGCGACGGCTCTACCAGTACCCTGCAGAACCCCAGCCACACCTACGCCAACACCGGTTCGTACACCGTGAGCCTGAGGGCGACCAATGCCTTCGGCACCACCACTATTACGCGCACCGACTACGTGGTGGTAACGGTGCCCTGCGTGCAGTACTGTACCGCCCTTGGCGACAATGCGGCTTTCTGGATAACCAATGTGAGTCTGGCTACTCCGCAGGCTACCCCGTTCAGCAACGCCTCCGGTGCCAATACCAACGGCTATGGCAACTATGCCGGCCAGATCATGACGCTGCGCCAGGGCCAGTCGTCTACGCTTACTGTGACTGCCAACGCGAATTTTCAGCGCGTAACCACGGTCTGGGTAGACTGGAACCGGGACGGGTTCTTTGCTACTTCTGAGTTGGTTTCCAATCAGATCAGCACCAACCCCGCTACCATTACGGTGCCGGTACCGGCCCTGCAAAGCGTAGTGGGCTTCACCCGCATGCGCATCATTGCCCGCCTCAACAACAACTCGGCCTACGCCTGCACGGGCACTACTGCGCAGCCCAACACGGAAATTGAGGACTACAGCGTGCAGGTGGTATCCGCTACGGCCACGCAGGAGGCCAAATCCTTGCCGGCCCTGACGGTTTTCCCCAACCCGACCACCGACGGGCAGCTGCACCTGCGCCTCGCCGATGCCCGAGCGGCTGATACCTACTCTGTGGAGGTGGAGAATACGCTGGGGGCCTGCGTGTACCGGGGCCAGCTGCGCCTGGGCACGGCCGCCGATGCCAGCCTCGACCTAAGCGGACTGCCCCGGGGCCTGTATGTGCTGCGCCTGTGGGGCAGCCACGGCCAGAGTGCCATTCGCCGCGTGCTGCGCGACTAG